The segment ATTCCTATGTAGTTGATTATTTTTTTCAACCAGAGGAATACGAAAAGTATGATTACGAATATGTATATGCTATTACTGTCCTTTTCAGCCAAAAACCAGTAAGCGAATTAGCAAACTAACTACAAGGTTATGAGATACAAATAGCAAAGTCAGCCGAGCCAGTCAACGGTCAAGATGAACGGCGCACAAATGCACCGCCGTTGACAGTCCCGCCCGCCTTTGCTGATGGGCAATCAAGGCGGGAAAGCCCTAAAATGGCTTCCCGCCCATCTCAATTTTGAAAGGAAAATCCGTCTGCTTTTTCGTGAGAGTGTCCACAAGTTCGGGACATTTTGTCCCGAAGTCCGGCGTGGGATGCGGGACGGGGGTTTTCATATACGCCCTGTCTGCTGATGAAAGCAGTCCTGCGCTTGCGGCTCCACGCCACGCAATCACAGCCCTGTTTTCCTGCTGCTTCAAATGCCCTTGCCCTCCCGGTTGGCAACCTTATTTTCGCTGCAACGCCGACAGAGCGTATAACACACTACACTTTGCAAGCAAAGTCGTGTGCCAAAGGGTGCCCCTTTGGAAACCCCGAACAACAAAACAGGCTGAATATCTCGCACTTCCCCGGTGCTTGATATTCAGCCTTTATTTGTTGTCAGCAGCACCCGTTTCGTGGTCTGAGTGTAGTTTCTTGTAAACTGACCTAATCCTCTGTGTTCACAGACAGCTGCTTTCTTCTCAGAGAATAGTTCACTGCCTTTTTCACCAGATCATAGATGACTGCAAAGCCCGGCACAGCGATAATCATTCCCACGAAGCCGAACAGGCCCCCGAAAATGAGAATGGAAAACAGCACCCAGAAGCTGGCAAGCCCTGTAGAGTTTCCCAGGATCTTCGGGCCGATAATATTTCCGTCGATCTGCTGAAGAATAAGAATCCAGAGAAGCAGAACCGCACACTGGACAGGGCTGACAAGCAGCACCAGGATACCGCTGGGAATTGCCCCAATGAACGGGCCAAAAAACGGGATCACGTTGGTTACGCCGACAATCACGCTGACAAGCAACGCATAGGGCGTATGCAGAATGCTGGTTCCGATAAAGCAGAGGATTCCAATGATCAGGGAATCCAGAATTTTTCCAATGATGAAGCCGCCGAACATCCTGTGGACCAGGCGCATTTCGCTGATCACATGGTTGGCCAGACGGATGCTCAGACAGCCGTAGACGATTTTTTTCGCCTGGGTGATCAGGCGATCCTTGATGTTCAGCATGTAGACCATTACGATCAGGCCTATCAGCCAGTTCTTGACAAAATTGAACAGCAGAAACAGGCTGCTGGAGACGCCAGTCAGAAATTCCACCAGGCGGTTCATGTCAAACCTTGTGAACGCCTGCTCCAGCCATCCGTCAAACAGGCTCACCGCTGTCTGGATATTGCCGATTACAATCTGTTCAATCTCCGAATTGTCTGCCAGAAGCTTCTGAATCCAGGAATACAGGTTCTGAAGATAGGTGGGAAACGCCGCCTGAAACCCCATAATGCTGTCCACCACCTGTGGAATAATGAGCTGAAGAAGGCCCGCTATCACCACAAAGATCACAGCCAGGCTGGCGGCCGTTCCGACGGCCCTGGCTATCACTTCCGCGTGTTTTCTGCTTTTCAGTCTTCCCGACAGAACCCTGAGCCCCGCACCCGTCACACGGTTGTAGACAGGGGCCAGCAGGTAAGCCAGGATGGAACCGTAGATAATCGGCGCCGCGATTCCACGGAGCCTTCCGAGAAATGCGCTCACTGTTTTCCACTCCTGAATGCAGTACCAGAAAACAATACAGACGGCAATCACGCAGACGGCTGTCAGTCCCAGGCAGATGTATCGCTTTACGTCATTATCTTTCATATATCACAGTTTCCTCCAAACCATTTATCTGCAGTTTCTCAGTACAGTATAGCCGACCTGACGTTGTTTTGCAAGAAAAGGAAAAAAAAGAAAGCAGCGATTACTCGCTGCTTTTTTCATTAGTAACCCCGAAATGCCGGCTCTTACCAGATTGACTCCTAGCCGCGCCAGGTGGGCAACCTCACTTAAACATCTGTCTTCCACTCGAAGGGAGGCCTGACATCCGCTTAAAAATATTGGAATCCCGTTATGTCAAATGTAGGTTCAAAAAAAGTAAGAGTTATCGAACATCCCAGGAATTACTTTCTTTTGTTGTAAGGTCATTATACAACACTTGAAGCTCTTTTTCAAGTTCCAATTCATGGAGGACAGGGAAGACGCTTCCATCAGTCTTTGCTGACTGTCAGATTCTCCGGGCCGAAGCTCTCCGGCAGAAGCTCCTCAAGAGTGTATTCTTTGTAATCCTCCGGTGTTCTGGCAAGCAGAATCAAAAATTCATCCGGACGGCAGAATTCTCTCATCACCTGGCGGCAGATCCCGCAGGGTGCGCAGTAGCTTTCTGTCTTTCCATCCCTGCCGCCCACGATGGCAATAGCCGTAAACTCCCTCTTTCCGCTGCTCACCGCCGCCGAAAATGCACTCCGCTCCGCACAGATTCCCGCGGGATAGGAAGCATTTTCTACATTGCAGCCCGTAAATACAGAGCCGTCCCCGCAGAGGAGCGCAGCTGCCACGTGAAAGCCGGAGTAGGGCGCATACGCCCTTTCCAGTGCGCCCAGCGCCGCCTCAATCAGGCCCTGCTTCCAGTTCTCTTTCTCTGTCTCTTTTCTCTCCTCATCCATCCCGTGTCTTTCCATTCCACGCTCCTCCTTTCTGCCGCTCTCATCCTGTCTCCGATTATACTCCTTTTGCCTTTTGCCTGCAAGATGCCTGTACTTCGGCCTTGCCGCCCCGTCCGATCTGTGGTAGAAAAAAAAACAGCAGCTGTTTCAGAAATCATTTCATTTTTTTGAAGTGATCGGCACTCTGCTCTCGTTTTAAGAAATGAGAGGGCAACAGAAGGGAGGCGGTTTTATCAATGCAGAAAGGCAGCTGGAAGCCTATATTGACCAGTATCAGAACCTGATTTTCTCGATCTGCTACAAGTATACGGAAAATTATTTTGATGCAGAGGATCTGACACAGGAAACCTTTCTCTCTGCTTATAAGGCAATCTCCCTTTTTGACGGTCAGAGCGCAAAGGCCTGGCTGTGCAAAATCGCCACCAACAAGTGCATTGACTGGGCCAAGCGGGCCGGACGCCGCTCTGTCCCAACAGAGGAGGAATTCTTTACAGAACTTCCGTCTTCTGGCTCTCTGGAAGAAAATTATCTGGAAAAAGAAGTGCGGGAACGGCTCTACCGCTGCTGCTGCGCTCTTAAATCTCCTTACCGGGAGGTGGCCCTTGACTACTACTACTATGAAATGGAAATCAGTGAGCTTGTGCAGAAAACGGGAAAAAACATCAAAACCCTTCAGACTCAGATCTACCGGGCCAAAGGGATGCTTAGAAAGCTGTATGGAAAGGAGGGGCTTCCCCATGACAGATAAACCTGTAAAAATCCGCGGCCACCTGAAACCTGGCCGTCCCATTTCAAGTCTTGACAGAGCGGAGCTTGAACATCTTTTTTCCTGCCCATTCTGCCAGACACAGCTGGCAGAGTACGTGGAAAAGAAAGAGTTAGTCATGGCTCCCGCCCACCTGAAGGCGGAAATTCTGTCCCGGTGCAGGCAGACTTCCCAAAAATCAGCCGTCCGGTCCGCCGTTCCGGAAGTCAGCCGTCCGGTCCCCAGACCCTTAACAAAACGGATGGAGCTCTTTTTCTACAGTCTGCGGGTGGGCGCGGCTGTCGCCTGCTCTCTGATACTCCTGGCCTTTATGCCGGCGCTTTCCGGGCGGGCAGACAGAATGGCAGAGGCCGCTGATAAATTCCCTGTACCCTATATCCGGCACGACATCCGGAGCACCGAGCCGCTAAAAGAACGGGTCAGTGATTTCACCGAACAGCTTAACCGAATAATGAATCTGGAGGTATTTCGATATGACAAGAAAGAAAAATAAACTGCTGACATTTCTCTGGTCCCTGATTCCGGGAGCCGGGGAAATGTATCTGGGATTCTTTAAAATGGGCACCAGCCTGATGGCTCTCTTTCTCCTGCTTCTCTCCTTTTCAGGATTTCTGAATTTTTATGTGCTGAGTCTTCTCTCGCCGGTAGTGTGGTTTTACAGCTTTTTTCACACCAACAACCTGAATTCTCTGCCTGACGAGGAGTTTTATGCCCTGGAGGATAGCTATCTGCTCCATGTAAGCAGCATAAGGGCTGGCACCTCCTTTTTCAGAAGTCACAGGAGATTTACGGCTGGCTGCCTGATCTTATTTGGAGCTGCCGTACTGTGGAACAACCTGTATCCCCTGATTTGCCACAACCTTCTCCCTTTCCTCCTGCTGCCGCCGTCGGTCATTGATTTCATCTATGCCCTGGCCCGCATTATCCCTCAGACCGTTGTAGCCGCAGCACTGATTGCTGCCGGAGTTCTCCTGATACGGGGCAAGTCAAAGGAACTGAACCAGGACAGGGGCGCGGACGAATCCGCGCTTTCCGGAAAAGAGCAGTAATTCCGCCGTCTGCTGCAAAAAGTCTGCGTTTTTTGTCTGCATGCTTCACTCCTGAATCCTCCGTCCTGGTTTCCGGGCCCCGGCGAAGACTTCACAAACGAAAATTTATAAATGAAATGCCAAACGCAGAATACAGCGAGGAATTTAGCCGTTCCTTTGCCGCATTCTGCGTTTGTTTCTGTTATTTATATTTTGCTATCTCTATACTTCTGCCCGGTCAGTCTGTTCCTGCTCTTTTAGAAAGTCCTCCACGTGTTCAAGAGATTCCATCACTCCCACGGCTCCCTGCAGGATTTCCTCCCCGGGCCGCTTCATATCGGGGATGCAGATTACGGGAATTCCAGCGGCGCAGGCAGCCTGCACTCCTGCCTCGCTGTCCTCCAGCACCAGACAGTTCTCCGGTTTTTCCTGCGCCTTTTCGCAGGCCTTCAGGAAAATATCCGGCCAGGGCTTGCCCCGCTCCACCTCGTACCCGAACACCATGTGATCAAAAAACTGCTCAATTCTATTTTTCATAAGAATCGTCAGCGCTCTGTCTTTGGTGCTGGAGGTTGCCAGAAGAATCTTATACTGCTTTTGCCTCAGATAGGTGAGCAGCTTGTCCGCTCCCGGCTTCAGGGCAACTCCTCTCTCCACATATTCCCGCTCCATAGCGAAAATTTTTTCCAGCCCCTCCTCCACCCGGAAGGGAAGCCCGAACGTCTCCACAGCCTTTCTCATATTTTCCGGCGCGTCTTTCCGCTGTAGCCAGAGGCGTAATCCTCCAGCGTAAGGTTATGGCCGTAGGGCCTCAGAAGCTCCTGGTACAGACGGTAGGAAATGATTTCACTGTCAATCAGAAGTCCATCCAGGTCAAAAATCACTGCTCTTATCTGTGCATGATTCATTTTACTGTTCTCCTTTTACATTCTGCGGCAGCCTGATCGTTCCCGCAATTTCCTTTATGTCATTCAGCAGCCTGCAGCTGTGGTAGCCGTCTGCAGCCGCATGGTTCACCGCAATTCCCAGAGGCAGAAGAATCCTTCCATTCTCCTCAAAATATCTTCCAAACAGCACCACAGGAAAGAGCATGGGGGAATCGGAGTACGTGTCGCTTGCGTATCCGGTAAAGCTCAGCCACGGCACGCAGGACACGGCGCAGAAATTGTCCGGCCTCCCAGGTTTTGCCTTCACACCCTTTACATCCCTGTACTCCTCCATATCCCGGACAGCCGCCCGGTAAAAGGTGGTGAAATCCGGGCTGTACTCTGTCCAGATGTCAGAAAACGTCTTGTCATCCGGGTGGAAGATCGTGTAGGAAGGATGACATTCATCCCAGTATCCCAGCCTCCCCTCGCTGTCTGTCTGCATCCGCATTTCCCTGTTCTGATTTACTGCCCGCATGATAATGTAAATAAAAACCGGATAAAATTTGAGCTTCTGTTCCTTCACCTGGGCGAGAAGCTCTGTGATGTCCACATTCACATTCAGGTTATACCTTACTTTAAGCAGATCCCTGTAATAGTGATAGTGCTCCCTTCTCTCCCATTTTTCCATATCAATCAGATGAAATGCCATATCCGCTTCCCCTTTCTTCTTTCTATTTTTCTGTTCTGCCATTATCCCATCTCGACTGACGTCCCGATGGGACCGCCCGTCAAATGCATGCTCAAGCAGGCATGGTATGCGCAGGAATAATGTCTGCTCTGCAGTCATTATTCCCTGTTTCCAGCGCGGCTAACAGGTATTCTGAAAGCTGTCTCACGTTCTCAGCCACAAAAACAGCTCCGGCCTCCTCAAGCTCTCCGTCTTCTGCAAAGCCATACCCGGCTCCCACACAGTCAATCCCTGCCTGCGCTGCACCTGCCACGTCATGCATCCGATCCCCAATCATCAGGCATCTGCTCCTGCATTCAGGGGGGAGACCCATTTTTTCAAAGCAGTACCGGATTACATCACCCTTTTTCACACGGGTTTCTTCCATGTCAGCCCCGGCGACGCAGTGAAAATACTGCCTGAGCCCAAAATGAGCAAGAATCTGCTCTGCAAATACCTCCGGCTTGGAGGTGGCAACCGCCAGCACAGCACCCCTGCTGCTGAGTGCTTCCAAAAGCTCGGGGATTCCCGGATAGACTTCATTTTCAAATATTCCGCGGACAGCAAAGTACTCCCTGTAGCGGAGAATAGCCTCCCCTGCCCTCTCCGGCGAAAAATGGTAATATTCCTGAAAACTGTCTCTTAAAGGCGGACCGATAAACGGATACAGTTCCTCCAGATGTTCTACCTCTATCCCGTATGACCGCAGCGCGTACTGAACTGACTTCGTAATCCCCTGAGCCGGATCCGTCAGCGTTCCGTCCAAATCAAACAGAAAAACATTTTTTCCCTCTGCCCTGTTTCTGTGTTCCATCTTTTCCTCCCAGTGATTCTCTGCTGCTTCGCCGCTTCGAGACATAACCGTCGAAGGTCTGCAAAAAGCGGCTGTTTTTAAGTACCCAAGTCTCCCTTCCTCAACCCTGCCTGACATGGTATAATGTTCGCAGAGCGAGCATTATACCTGCGCATACCGGTTTCAGCATTTACTGCTGAAAGCCGGGCGCTATGTTCCGACGGAGGCTGCATATCCGCAGGATATGGTATAATGACTGCAGAGCAGGCATTATACCTGCGCCGAGCCGCTGGCGCCCGAAGGGAGCCAAAACACTGCGGCGGCGAGTGTGCATCCCTCGGAGAGATGCATATCCGCAGGATATGCCATAATAACAGACAGTATGATTCAGGAGGTCCACATATGAAATTAAACGAATTGCTTCAGCTGGCAGACAGCGGCAGGTCAGGCATCAGCCCTCAGGAGAAGTCAAAGAAGTCACAGCAGACTCTTCCCGGGGAGTGGAAATCTTTCTTTCTGAAGGCGGCCCGGGAAGCTCTTCCGGGCGCAGACGCAAACGCCGCCTGGCAGTTTTTCGTCTCTGGAGCCGGGCAGGAGCTGAGCCTGACTCTGGCAGACATAGACAGGCTTTACTGCATCGCAGGGTATCATGAGCATACCCGTCCTTCCCTCCCGGCTTTCGGACAGGAAGGAACGGAAGGGCCGGAGGAGGAACTGTTTCGCACATCTTCCATGAAGATTCTTGACGGCGCGTTTGACGCGGCAGACCCGGAGGATCTGCCCCAGCTCATGCACCATCTGCCGGATCAGATTCTCTCCTCCCGCTTCACCCTCCATCCCATCGAGCTGGCCGCCATGAGCCTGAAGCGGCTGATTGACATTTCTCCCTATGAGGGAAAAAATGAGGAGGCCGCAGTGCTTCTGATGGATCGGATTCTCACCGGCGCAGGCTTCGTGCCCATCCTCATCACCCCGGAAAACAGAGAAGCCTTTATGGACGCTCTATGCCTTTCCCGCCGAATCTGCGACATGGAGCCTCTTTCCCGCCTTACGGCTGAGGAAATCCTGCGGCAGCAAAGGAGTCTATCCTCCGCTCCACTTCCTCCCGGACAGTAGCAGGCGCAAAGGCTGCCCTCGCAGCGTTTTTCATCATCTCTCTTACCTCTTCCCCGGAGACGCCGAAGCGGTGGTGGAGAAGGAGAATCTCTTTTGTGAGCGTTGTGCCGGAAACGGTGCGGTTATCGGTATTGACAGTCACATTAAGGCCCAGATCTAAGAATCGGCGTACCGGATAATTCTCCTCCCTCTCCACGGCCTTTGTCTGAAAATTGCTGGTAGGACACATCTCAATGGCGATTCCCCTCTCCCTGCACAGACGCTCTGCCTCTTCATGGCCGGCCATGGCGATCCCGTGGCCGATTCTTTTCGCTCCCATGGCTGCCGCCGTGCAGACATTTTCCCAGCTTCCGCATTCGCCTGCATGTATGGTAAACGGAATTCCCATCTCTGCGGCAAGCCGGAACATTTCTCTGTGAAGTTCAGGCGGAAATGCCTTCTCATCTCCTGCCAGATCAATGCCGCAGACGCCGTTTCCCATAAATTTTTCCGCCAGACGCGGAATTTCCAGATTTTTCTCTGGTTCGAAATGGCGCATTCCGCAGAGCAGAATCCCCGTCTTTATTCCGAATTCCTTCTCTGCGCTGAGAAGTCCGTCCCTGACGCCTCTCACCACATCCTCTGCCGTAAAGCCGTCATGAGCCGAAAACGCCGGGGCAAACCTAACTTCCATATACAGGGTATTCTCAAGGGCCGCCTCCCTGGCCAGTTCATAAGCGCCTGTGCAGAGCGCGTCATACGTCTGAAGGCATGAAAGGGGCAGTG is part of the Clostridium sp. M62/1 genome and harbors:
- a CDS encoding gluconolactonase, with protein sequence MKQQENRAVIAWRGAASAGLLSSADRAYMKTPVPHPTPDFGTKCPELVDTLTKKQTDFPFKIEMGGKPF
- a CDS encoding AI-2E family transporter, whose translation is MKDNDVKRYICLGLTAVCVIAVCIVFWYCIQEWKTVSAFLGRLRGIAAPIIYGSILAYLLAPVYNRVTGAGLRVLSGRLKSRKHAEVIARAVGTAASLAVIFVVIAGLLQLIIPQVVDSIMGFQAAFPTYLQNLYSWIQKLLADNSEIEQIVIGNIQTAVSLFDGWLEQAFTRFDMNRLVEFLTGVSSSLFLLFNFVKNWLIGLIVMVYMLNIKDRLITQAKKIVYGCLSIRLANHVISEMRLVHRMFGGFIIGKILDSLIIGILCFIGTSILHTPYALLVSVIVGVTNVIPFFGPFIGAIPSGILVLLVSPVQCAVLLLWILILQQIDGNIIGPKILGNSTGLASFWVLFSILIFGGLFGFVGMIIAVPGFAVIYDLVKKAVNYSLRRKQLSVNTED
- a CDS encoding cytidine deaminase; this encodes MERHGMDEERKETEKENWKQGLIEAALGALERAYAPYSGFHVAAALLCGDGSVFTGCNVENASYPAGICAERSAFSAAVSSGKREFTAIAIVGGRDGKTESYCAPCGICRQVMREFCRPDEFLILLARTPEDYKEYTLEELLPESFGPENLTVSKD
- a CDS encoding RNA polymerase sigma factor — its product is MRGQQKGGGFINAERQLEAYIDQYQNLIFSICYKYTENYFDAEDLTQETFLSAYKAISLFDGQSAKAWLCKIATNKCIDWAKRAGRRSVPTEEEFFTELPSSGSLEENYLEKEVRERLYRCCCALKSPYREVALDYYYYEMEISELVQKTGKNIKTLQTQIYRAKGMLRKLYGKEGLPHDR
- a CDS encoding anti-sigma factor, producing MTDKPVKIRGHLKPGRPISSLDRAELEHLFSCPFCQTQLAEYVEKKELVMAPAHLKAEILSRCRQTSQKSAVRSAVPEVSRPVPRPLTKRMELFFYSLRVGAAVACSLILLAFMPALSGRADRMAEAADKFPVPYIRHDIRSTEPLKERVSDFTEQLNRIMNLEVFRYDKKEK
- a CDS encoding membrane protein; protein product: MTRKKNKLLTFLWSLIPGAGEMYLGFFKMGTSLMALFLLLLSFSGFLNFYVLSLLSPVVWFYSFFHTNNLNSLPDEEFYALEDSYLLHVSSIRAGTSFFRSHRRFTAGCLILFGAAVLWNNLYPLICHNLLPFLLLPPSVIDFIYALARIIPQTVVAAALIAAGVLLIRGKSKELNQDRGADESALSGKEQ
- a CDS encoding HAD family hydrolase, whose translation is MRKAVETFGLPFRVEEGLEKIFAMEREYVERGVALKPGADKLLTYLRQKQYKILLATSSTKDRALTILMKNRIEQFFDHMVFGYEVERGKPWPDIFLKACEKAQEKPENCLVLEDSEAGVQAACAAGIPVICIPDMKRPGEEILQGAVGVMESLEHVEDFLKEQEQTDRAEV
- a CDS encoding HAD hydrolase-like protein; amino-acid sequence: MNHAQIRAVIFDLDGLLIDSEIISYRLYQELLRPYGHNLTLEDYASGYSGKTRRKI
- a CDS encoding chloramphenicol acetyltransferase, coding for MAFHLIDMEKWERREHYHYYRDLLKVRYNLNVNVDITELLAQVKEQKLKFYPVFIYIIMRAVNQNREMRMQTDSEGRLGYWDECHPSYTIFHPDDKTFSDIWTEYSPDFTTFYRAAVRDMEEYRDVKGVKAKPGRPDNFCAVSCVPWLSFTGYASDTYSDSPMLFPVVLFGRYFEENGRILLPLGIAVNHAAADGYHSCRLLNDIKEIAGTIRLPQNVKGEQ
- a CDS encoding HAD family hydrolase codes for the protein MEHRNRAEGKNVFLFDLDGTLTDPAQGITKSVQYALRSYGIEVEHLEELYPFIGPPLRDSFQEYYHFSPERAGEAILRYREYFAVRGIFENEVYPGIPELLEALSSRGAVLAVATSKPEVFAEQILAHFGLRQYFHCVAGADMEETRVKKGDVIRYCFEKMGLPPECRSRCLMIGDRMHDVAGAAQAGIDCVGAGYGFAEDGELEEAGAVFVAENVRQLSEYLLAALETGNNDCRADIIPAHTMPA
- the add gene encoding adenosine deaminase, whose amino-acid sequence is MNREKIEENGKMREKYSSFQEWAAKLPKVELHCHLDGSLPWQTVKKLAGRAEISIPGDDAALRAMLTVPSGCRSLKEYLECFSLPLSCLQTYDALCTGAYELAREAALENTLYMEVRFAPAFSAHDGFTAEDVVRGVRDGLLSAEKEFGIKTGILLCGMRHFEPEKNLEIPRLAEKFMGNGVCGIDLAGDEKAFPPELHREMFRLAAEMGIPFTIHAGECGSWENVCTAAAMGAKRIGHGIAMAGHEEAERLCRERGIAIEMCPTSNFQTKAVEREENYPVRRFLDLGLNVTVNTDNRTVSGTTLTKEILLLHHRFGVSGEEVREMMKNAARAAFAPATVREEVERRIDSFAAAGFPQP